One Spinacia oleracea cultivar Varoflay chromosome 4, BTI_SOV_V1, whole genome shotgun sequence DNA segment encodes these proteins:
- the LOC110793931 gene encoding calmodulin-binding protein 60 C-like isoform X2 has translation MDSGRFYGDDHLHQQLNEQVKPPEKCWCKGVSNLGELKWLQDFMVHQFKPSIGEEVEKVLDRKLVPILSLLQQCVLLLNPSSLPFHAESSASRILQLQFNGDVPDTLLTMDKIEDEGASLEVELVDESGNKVEVGAESCVKIKIDVLDDELDTEDRDDSDELTAEDYTKHIVRPRKNKGALLKGNCEIRMTRGAASVSHIAFTDNSKSMRNGNFRLGAKVVRGLPPGVVVKEAVSNAFTVKERRQKCAKKHEFPSIDDDLWRLVYIRKDGPVYKRAVEAGIRTVNDFLQRCETTTAKELQHILHVPEAKWKAIVENANKAKACNLTQEPRVKFMGQTNWVDDSRKELADKTAAYPKQSLLLKFNSPANQILDQELINPSFIQGHEQPPPPPPCGNSIIGKMVEHENDLPLEASWEDINLDWLIDLKGSPPRLEEMGNVSQVSSHVNVTSKIITACYVTKAAALFMISVQQDASVPAKKRKLQ, from the exons ATGGATTCTGGAAGATTTTACGGTGATGATCACCTTCATCAACAGCTCAATGAGCAAGTTAAGCCTCCAGA GAAATGTTGGTGTAAAGGTGTTAGCAATTTAGGGGAACTGAAATGGCTGCAAGACTTCATGGTTCACCAGTTTAAACCTTCAATTGGGGAAGAG GTTGAGAAGGTTTTGGATCGAAAACTCGTACCGATTCTTTCTTTATTGCAACAATGTGTCCTGCTTCTTAATCCAAG CTCATTGCCTTTTCATGCTGAGTCATCTGCATCAAGGATATTGCAATTACAATTTAATGGTGATGTTCCTGATACACTCTTAACCATGGACAAAATAGAAGATGAGGGTGCATCACTTGAAGTAGAGTTAGTTGATGAATCTGGGAATAAAGTGGAAGTTGGGGCTGAATCTTGTGTGAAGATCAAGATTGATGTTCTTGATGATGAACTTGATACTGAGGATAGAGATGACTCAGATGAGTTGACTGCGGAGGATTACACTAAACATATAGTCAGGCCAAGGAAGAACAAAGGAGCACTTCTGAAGGGTAATTGCGAGATTAGAATGACCAGAGGAGCTGCTAGTGTTAGTCACATTGCTTTCACTGATAACTCCAAATCAATGAGAAACGGAAACTTTAGACTAGGCGCTAAAGTTGTAAGAGGTCTCCCCCCTGGAGTGGTGGTAAAGGAAGCAGTAAGCAACGCGTTCACAGTGAAAGAACGCCGCCAAAAAT GTGCTAAAAAACATGAATTTCCATCTATTGACGATGATTTATGGCGCTTGGTTTATATAAGAAAAGACGGGCCTGTATATAAAAGAGCAGTTGAAGCAGGAATCCGTACAGTAAATGATTTCTTACAACGCTGTGAAACCACTACAGCAAAAGAACTGCAACAT ATTCTTCATGTTCCTGAAGCAAAGTGGAAAGCAATTGTTGAAAATGCTAATAAAGCTAAAGCCTGCAACTTGACCCAAGAGCCAAGGGTTAAATTCATGGGTCAAACAAACTGGGTTGATGATTCTCGGAAG GAACTAGCTGATAAGACTGCTGCATATCCGAAGCAGAGTTTGCTTTTAAAATTTAATTCCCCTGCTAATCAGATCTTGGATCAAGAACTCATAAACCCATCATTTATTCAAGGACAcgaacaaccaccaccaccacctccgtgTGGAAATTCTATTATAG GTAAAATGGTGGAGCATGAAAATGACTTGCCACTAGAAGCATCATGGGAAGATATAAATTTGGATTGGTTAATTGACTTGAAAGGAAGCCCTCCACGGCTAGAGGAGATGGGGAATGTTTCTCAAGTTTCATCCCATGTCAATGTTACCAGCAAGATAATAACTGCATGTTACGTGACTAAAGCTGCAGCTCTCTTCATGATTTCTGTTCAGCAAGATGCAAGTGTCCCTGCAAAAAAGCGAAAGCTTCAATGA
- the LOC110793932 gene encoding protein WHAT'S THIS FACTOR 1 homolog, chloroplastic, which translates to MKLINKLKSTKQFNGKSFYNILNPNTHQIQVRQMTTSKRVQDRSKKKRVHDLEIVTEKWKIFHKIHHLMEVIKAEPEHVISIRYLEQERRQINLPKPHKLSDFLRKSPKLFDLYKDRNGTLWVGMTQDAEDLIKEEEREIQARSDKVAEFVTRILMMSVDKRIRVDKIAHFRRDMGLPFDFRDNWVHSYPSLFRLVKSEAEDGGVDHEFLELVGWKNEWAVTELEKRSGNFNGDSPGKLSLAFPMKFPPNFKKVFRIGGKLEHFKKREYLSPYADARGLQAGSQEFDKRAIAVMHELLSFTLEKRLVTDHLTHFRRELVMPQKLMRLLLKHFGIFYVSERGQRFHVFLNEAYNGQELIEKCPLVLWKEKVIDLIGYRGKKKKPATFDEFSDVEDKDLFKSDSDDERLQMNLENENTMDGLDDDVLADDAVMDIEEVSRAYKDS; encoded by the coding sequence atgaaactaatcaacAAACTCAAATCCACCAAACAATTCAATGGGAAAAGTTTCTACAACATCCTGAATCCAAACACTCACCAAATTCAAGTTCGTCAAATGACAACGAGCAAAAGAGTACAAGACAGGAGCAAGAAGAAGCGAGTCCACGACCTCGAAATCGTCACTGAAAAATGGAAAATCTTCCACAAAATCCACCATTTAATGGAGGTAATCAAAGCTGAACCTGAACATGTTATTTCAATTCGATATCTTGAGCAAGAACGCCGTCAAATTAACCTTCCTAAACCCCACAAATTATCCGATTTCCTCCGAAAATCGCCGAAATTGTTTGATTTGTATAAGGATCGTAATGGGACTTTGTGGGTCGGAATGACCCAGGATGCGGAGGATTTGATTAAGGAGGAGGAGAGGGAAATTCAGGCGCGTTCTGATAAAGTGGCGGAGTTTGTGACTAGGATTTTGATGATGTCGGTTGATAAGCGAATTAGGGTTGATAAGATTGCTCATTTTAGGAGGGATATGGGGTTGCCATTTGATTTTAGGGACAATTGGGTGCATAGTTATCCTAGTCTTTTTAGGTTAGTTAAGTCTGAGGCCGAGGATGGTGGTGTGGATCATGAGTTTTTAGAACTGGTTGGTTGGAAAAATGAGTGGGCAGTTACTGAATTAGAGAAAAGAAGTGGGAATTTTAATGGGGATTCTCCAGGGAAGCTTTCTTTGGCATTTCCTATGAAGTTTCCGCCAAATTTTAAGAAGGTGTTTAGGATTGGTGGGAAGCTAGAGCATTTTAAGAAGAGGGAGTATTTATCCCCTTATGCTGATGCTCGAGGGCTTCAAGCAGGATCACAAGAGTTTGATAAACGAGCAATTGCAGTTATGCATGAATTGCTAAGTTTTACACTTGAGAAGAGGCTGGTGACTGATCATTTGACTCATTTTCGGCGTGAGCTTGTGATGCCTCAGAAGTTGATGAGGTTGCTGTTGAAACATTTCGGTATTTTTTATGTTTCGGAGAGAGGGCAGAGGTTTCATGTGTTTTTGAATGAGGCTTATAACGGCCAGGAGTTGATTGAGAAATGCCCCTTGGTTCTTTGGAAGGAAAAGGTTATAGATCTAATTGGTTAtagagggaagaagaagaagcctGCTACTTTCGATGAATTTTCTGATGTTGAGGATAAGGACTTGTTCAAGAGTGATTCTGACGATGAGAGGCTCCAAATGAACTTAGAGAATGAGAATACAATGGATGGTTTAGATGATGATGTGCTTGCAGATGATGCTGTGATGGATATTGAGGAAGTTTCTAGGGCTTATAAGGATTCTTAA
- the LOC110793931 gene encoding calmodulin-binding protein 60 C-like isoform X1: MDSGRFYGDDHLHQQLNEQVKPPEKCWCKGVSNLGELKWLQDFMVHQFKPSIGEEVEKVLDRKLVPILSLLQQCVLLLNPSSLPFHAESSASRILQLQFNGDVPDTLLTMDKIEDEGASLEVELVDESGNKVEVGAESCVKIKIDVLDDELDTEDRDDSDELTAEDYTKHIVRPRKNKGALLKGNCEIRMTRGAASVSHIAFTDNSKSMRNGNFRLGAKVVRGLPPGVVVKEAVSNAFTVKERRQKCAKKHEFPSIDDDLWRLVYIRKDGPVYKRAVEAGIRTVNDFLQRCETTTAKELQHILHVPEAKWKAIVENANKAKACNLTQEPRVKFMGQTNWVDDSRKELADKTAAYPKQSLLLKFNSPANQILDQELINPSFIQGHEQPPPPPPCGNSIIGELLHTLNAGSLLSNQMGSIPPNIDHDATPANQAYQGKMVEHENDLPLEASWEDINLDWLIDLKGSPPRLEEMGNVSQVSSHVNVTSKIITACYVTKAAALFMISVQQDASVPAKKRKLQ; the protein is encoded by the exons ATGGATTCTGGAAGATTTTACGGTGATGATCACCTTCATCAACAGCTCAATGAGCAAGTTAAGCCTCCAGA GAAATGTTGGTGTAAAGGTGTTAGCAATTTAGGGGAACTGAAATGGCTGCAAGACTTCATGGTTCACCAGTTTAAACCTTCAATTGGGGAAGAG GTTGAGAAGGTTTTGGATCGAAAACTCGTACCGATTCTTTCTTTATTGCAACAATGTGTCCTGCTTCTTAATCCAAG CTCATTGCCTTTTCATGCTGAGTCATCTGCATCAAGGATATTGCAATTACAATTTAATGGTGATGTTCCTGATACACTCTTAACCATGGACAAAATAGAAGATGAGGGTGCATCACTTGAAGTAGAGTTAGTTGATGAATCTGGGAATAAAGTGGAAGTTGGGGCTGAATCTTGTGTGAAGATCAAGATTGATGTTCTTGATGATGAACTTGATACTGAGGATAGAGATGACTCAGATGAGTTGACTGCGGAGGATTACACTAAACATATAGTCAGGCCAAGGAAGAACAAAGGAGCACTTCTGAAGGGTAATTGCGAGATTAGAATGACCAGAGGAGCTGCTAGTGTTAGTCACATTGCTTTCACTGATAACTCCAAATCAATGAGAAACGGAAACTTTAGACTAGGCGCTAAAGTTGTAAGAGGTCTCCCCCCTGGAGTGGTGGTAAAGGAAGCAGTAAGCAACGCGTTCACAGTGAAAGAACGCCGCCAAAAAT GTGCTAAAAAACATGAATTTCCATCTATTGACGATGATTTATGGCGCTTGGTTTATATAAGAAAAGACGGGCCTGTATATAAAAGAGCAGTTGAAGCAGGAATCCGTACAGTAAATGATTTCTTACAACGCTGTGAAACCACTACAGCAAAAGAACTGCAACAT ATTCTTCATGTTCCTGAAGCAAAGTGGAAAGCAATTGTTGAAAATGCTAATAAAGCTAAAGCCTGCAACTTGACCCAAGAGCCAAGGGTTAAATTCATGGGTCAAACAAACTGGGTTGATGATTCTCGGAAG GAACTAGCTGATAAGACTGCTGCATATCCGAAGCAGAGTTTGCTTTTAAAATTTAATTCCCCTGCTAATCAGATCTTGGATCAAGAACTCATAAACCCATCATTTATTCAAGGACAcgaacaaccaccaccaccacctccgtgTGGAAATTCTATTATAGGTGAGCTATTGCATACTCTGAATGCAGGCAGTCTTTTATCTAACCAAATGGGCAGTATTCCACCAAATATTGATCATGATGCCACACCAGCAAATCAAGCCTATCAAG GTAAAATGGTGGAGCATGAAAATGACTTGCCACTAGAAGCATCATGGGAAGATATAAATTTGGATTGGTTAATTGACTTGAAAGGAAGCCCTCCACGGCTAGAGGAGATGGGGAATGTTTCTCAAGTTTCATCCCATGTCAATGTTACCAGCAAGATAATAACTGCATGTTACGTGACTAAAGCTGCAGCTCTCTTCATGATTTCTGTTCAGCAAGATGCAAGTGTCCCTGCAAAAAAGCGAAAGCTTCAATGA